In the Campylobacter sp. RM6914 genome, one interval contains:
- a CDS encoding rhodanese-like domain-containing protein has protein sequence MIKIHKFLLTTLCATTMFAEVATIDATPKNISEFKQIIDIRTPPEWHNTGVIKGAKLITMTNDKEGFLMSLKAAGIDTKEPIALICRSGARSRAFAEFINDDNLKIINLHGGMSSLIAKGYQTVSPNQ, from the coding sequence ATGATAAAAATACATAAATTTCTTCTTACAACACTATGCGCTACGACTATGTTTGCTGAAGTTGCGACCATAGATGCAACACCAAAAAACATATCTGAATTTAAACAGATCATAGACATTAGGACACCTCCAGAATGGCACAATACGGGTGTAATAAAAGGCGCAAAACTTATTACTATGACAAATGACAAAGAGGGCTTTTTGATGTCATTAAAGGCAGCCGGCATAGACACAAAAGAGCCAATCGCGCTTATTTGCAGAAGTGGCGCAAGAAGTAGAGCTTTTGCAGAGTTTATAAATGATGATAACTTAAAGATCATAAACCTACATGGAGGCATGAGTTCACTCATAGCAAAAGGCTATCAAACCGTTTCGCCCAATCAATAA
- a CDS encoding NAD(P)H-dependent oxidoreductase, translating into MKNYLDIINFRHACKIFDDTKKIKSEDFDFILEAGRVSPSSTGLEQWDFVVVQNPALREKIRKVSWDQPQITTCSHLVIILAKISDIKSDSKYVADMINRRPDKTPQEHEARVNFYKNFITENFKDDDELLFQWSHEQCMYPAINMMNAAASLGIDSCPIEGFEREEVGKLLNIDPKKHRVAIAIPFGYRLNKQPVKYRRTMDDVVTWIN; encoded by the coding sequence ATGAAAAACTATCTTGACATTATAAATTTTCGCCATGCATGCAAAATTTTTGACGACACAAAAAAGATTAAAAGCGAAGATTTTGATTTTATTTTAGAAGCGGGTCGTGTAAGTCCAAGCTCGACAGGACTTGAGCAATGGGACTTTGTGGTGGTGCAAAACCCGGCACTTAGAGAAAAGATACGCAAGGTATCATGGGATCAACCGCAAATCACCACTTGCTCGCACTTGGTTATCATTTTAGCTAAAATTTCAGACATCAAAAGCGATAGCAAATACGTAGCTGATATGATAAACAGACGTCCTGATAAAACACCTCAAGAGCATGAAGCTAGAGTGAATTTTTACAAAAATTTCATCACAGAGAATTTTAAAGACGATGATGAGTTGTTGTTTCAGTGGTCACACGAGCAGTGCATGTATCCTGCGATAAATATGATGAATGCCGCAGCATCTCTTGGCATAGACAGCTGCCCGATAGAGGGTTTTGAGCGTGAAGAGGTTGGCAAGCTTTTAAATATCGATCCCAAAAAACACCGCGTAGCCATAGCTATACCGTTTGGATACCGCCTAAACAAACAGCCTGTTAAATATCGCAGAACGATGGACGACGTTGTTACTTGGATAAATTAA
- a CDS encoding glycosyl hydrolase 108 family protein, translating to MANFKQSYEILLDLEFNNPSNALHQNPTEKGLTFMGIYEKAHPNWAGWGMVHTMIDVKKGDLKSASKVLMQNDFLQDLVVKFYRVNFWDKIKGDDINSQKKADEIFAFGVNVGIRTAIKTAQRVVGVVDDGNMSEASISAINRYDEVKFDKEYDKSEITYYNRLIEKKQNLKIYANGWRTRAEAV from the coding sequence ATGGCAAATTTTAAACAATCATACGAAATACTACTAGACTTAGAGTTTAATAATCCTAGTAATGCACTTCATCAAAACCCAACCGAAAAGGGCTTAACCTTTATGGGCATTTATGAAAAGGCACACCCAAATTGGGCTGGGTGGGGCATGGTACATACTATGATAGACGTAAAAAAAGGTGATTTAAAATCTGCCTCTAAAGTCCTTATGCAAAACGATTTTTTGCAAGACTTGGTAGTTAAATTTTACAGAGTGAATTTCTGGGATAAGATAAAAGGCGATGATATTAACTCCCAAAAAAAGGCGGACGAGATATTCGCGTTTGGAGTTAATGTCGGAATAAGAACGGCAATTAAAACCGCTCAAAGAGTTGTTGGCGTAGTGGATGACGGCAATATGAGCGAGGCGAGTATATCAGCGATAAATCGCTATGACGAAGTGAAATTTGACAAAGAGTATGACAAGTCCGAGATAACCTATTACAATAGGCTGATAGAAAAGAAACAAAATTTGAAAATATACGCCAATGGCTGGAGAACTAGAGCGGAAGCGGTGTAG
- a CDS encoding phage holin family protein — protein sequence MNKFLEDLTNKPFFWVVVMGFIGGLLNLADPKKSNAHNALNIITGIAGSMFLCYLAYEATFYFTQVDRISVAVGGFFAWRGANWANEMVDKAIKSRINKPQDDYRGYGYGNEVPPIPRNLDEKDNF from the coding sequence ATGAATAAATTTTTAGAGGATTTAACAAATAAGCCATTTTTTTGGGTGGTTGTAATGGGTTTTATCGGTGGGCTTTTAAATCTTGCAGACCCTAAAAAGTCAAATGCTCACAACGCATTAAATATCATCACTGGTATAGCTGGCTCGATGTTTTTATGCTACTTAGCTTACGAAGCAACATTTTACTTTACACAAGTTGATCGCATAAGTGTAGCAGTTGGTGGCTTTTTTGCTTGGCGTGGTGCAAACTGGGCTAATGAGATGGTAGATAAAGCCATAAAATCAAGAATTAATAAACCGCAAGATGATTATCGTGGGTATGGATATGGCAATGAAGTGCCACCAATACCAAGAAATTTAGATGAAAAGGACAATTTTTAA
- a CDS encoding DUF1353 domain-containing protein: MNEIKRPILKPFSKDRFELVESYEYGNIVVPAAYKTNGANVPRIFWSVFPPNSPEYLSAIVVHDYLCDKERYKEADEVLREMMTELGCSKIKVWCFYLACRAWHKLRYGG; encoded by the coding sequence ATGAATGAAATCAAAAGACCCATACTCAAACCTTTCTCAAAAGATAGGTTTGAGCTAGTCGAGTCATACGAGTACGGCAATATCGTAGTTCCAGCAGCATACAAGACAAACGGCGCAAATGTACCACGTATCTTTTGGAGTGTATTTCCACCAAATAGCCCCGAATATCTTTCGGCGATAGTGGTGCATGACTACCTGTGCGACAAAGAAAGGTACAAAGAGGCGGACGAAGTTTTGCGTGAGATGATGACCGAGCTTGGCTGCTCTAAAATCAAAGTATGGTGCTTTTACCTAGCGTGCCGTGCGTGGCATAAGTTAAGATATGGAGGGTAA
- a CDS encoding tail fiber protein, producing the protein MPSSIYELKLGAEKLEALQFLLNELTSLEEAINNINLDSVRAIGAQISKTKNDVSNIKQDILAAKEALDVQASDFNSKYSVFLNTYPEFTPLLDRLNELKTTIDDISDENSATAVEVNSTKTEIYKKVEEFLIAFNDTISLRNDISKLNADITDNKTQYDESKEEFIATKERVENELRDLISINTNGLVNDDMVSAATVYSSAKTNELITSSTNKTTLGIDKVDNTPDIDKPISTAVQNELDKKLDSNENAASASKLATPVTINGVAFDGTKDITITDDTKLDITATATNSAKLGGVSANEYALKSEISDGLKIGSYLLWSSESHTPSGFLVCDGRSLVKSEYAELFAVIGYTYGGSGESFNIPTFNDGRFMRSVGGNALPLGELQQDEIKKHSHNFYTSRGNIGTQSGNWYGHQSLTLNNPTSETGGDETRPTNSSVVVLIKAKDVKEATQSEIDDTPYATEAKAGITKLKNSITGNAEDVAVTEKAVKEAIEANKSIGVDQAWQDMTKDRKPGITYTNTTGRPIYISLRTSALTGSCGGILTVDGKPLQYFATSASEIISLCAIIPPGSTYSAAINAGTIPLWLELR; encoded by the coding sequence ATGCCATCATCAATCTATGAACTAAAACTTGGGGCTGAAAAATTAGAAGCTTTGCAGTTTTTACTAAATGAGCTTACGTCGCTTGAAGAAGCAATAAACAATATAAACTTAGATAGTGTCAGGGCAATAGGGGCACAAATCTCAAAAACAAAAAATGATGTCTCGAACATAAAGCAAGATATTCTAGCTGCAAAAGAGGCACTAGACGTTCAAGCGTCAGACTTTAATTCTAAGTATTCCGTTTTTCTTAACACTTACCCGGAGTTTACGCCTCTTCTTGATAGGTTAAACGAGCTAAAAACTACCATAGACGATATAAGCGACGAAAATAGTGCGACGGCTGTCGAGGTAAATAGCACTAAGACGGAAATATATAAAAAAGTAGAGGAATTTTTAATCGCATTTAACGACACGATCAGTTTAAGAAATGATATAAGCAAATTAAACGCCGATATAACCGACAATAAAACCCAATACGACGAAAGCAAAGAAGAATTCATTGCGACCAAAGAAAGGGTAGAAAACGAGCTACGAGACCTGATCAGCATAAACACGAATGGTCTAGTAAATGATGATATGGTAAGCGCAGCAACGGTATATAGCTCCGCAAAAACAAACGAGCTAATTACATCCTCGACAAATAAAACAACTCTAGGCATAGACAAGGTAGATAATACGCCGGATATAGACAAACCTATATCTACAGCTGTTCAAAATGAATTAGACAAAAAGCTAGATTCAAACGAAAATGCAGCAAGTGCGTCAAAACTAGCAACTCCCGTAACCATAAACGGAGTAGCTTTTGACGGCACTAAAGATATAACGATAACAGATGATACAAAGCTAGACATCACCGCCACGGCAACTAATAGTGCAAAACTTGGCGGAGTAAGTGCTAATGAATACGCCCTAAAATCCGAAATAAGCGACGGGCTCAAAATTGGCTCATACCTGCTTTGGAGTTCTGAAAGCCATACGCCCTCGGGTTTTCTTGTTTGCGACGGACGAAGCCTTGTAAAATCAGAGTATGCCGAACTCTTTGCCGTCATAGGCTATACATACGGCGGAAGCGGAGAGAGTTTCAATATCCCCACATTCAACGATGGTAGATTTATGCGAAGCGTAGGCGGGAATGCGTTGCCTTTGGGCGAGCTACAGCAAGATGAAATAAAGAAACATAGTCATAACTTTTATACATCTAGAGGAAACATAGGCACACAGAGTGGCAACTGGTATGGACACCAATCTTTAACATTGAATAACCCTACCAGTGAAACTGGTGGTGATGAAACAAGACCAACAAACAGTTCAGTAGTTGTTCTTATAAAAGCCAAAGATGTCAAAGAAGCCACGCAATCAGAGATAGACGACACGCCATACGCCACAGAAGCAAAGGCTGGAATAACAAAGCTAAAAAACTCAATTACCGGTAATGCCGAAGATGTAGCCGTAACCGAAAAAGCGGTGAAAGAAGCCATAGAGGCAAACAAAAGTATAGGTGTAGACCAAGCTTGGCAAGATATGACCAAAGACAGAAAGCCGGGTATAACATATACCAACACTACAGGTAGACCTATTTATATCTCCCTAAGAACATCTGCACTCACAGGCAGTTGTGGCGGAATACTCACGGTAGATGGAAAACCGCTCCAATACTTCGCAACATCAGCATCAGAGATCATATCACTTTGTGCGATAATACCTCCCGGCTCCACATACTCTGCAGCAATCAACGCAGGAACAATACCTCTATGGCTTGAATTAAGATAA
- a CDS encoding SU10 major capsid protein has protein sequence MAITSTGYQSPATKREGLIPSVYNKIIMIGADETPMLSLIGTSPVKGIKHSWITDTIGTPKKNAQVEISDFTGDGKSTKVSLSNDTQILTTDISVSKTMQTARTYGGKELEHETTKKAKEHKLDIEYALLGLGRDADVKKSVFKASTARTDMQAGEMAGLFHYVANGATTFSGGKRGNVLAFDSTGDWKGDAVVLNETLLHQILQQIWDSGATPKDIFIGAALKPAINKLATRQFSNETALKAKVVSLDTDFGKVNFRMHRFLSSKFGLADVLIAGDFSYAKNGLFIPTTIEDVPTSKTAKQKRYYTECCLEVRNPNAFAIGVGLKSEQV, from the coding sequence ATGGCGATAACTTCAACAGGGTATCAATCGCCCGCAACCAAACGTGAGGGGCTAATTCCATCAGTCTACAACAAAATCATAATGATAGGTGCCGACGAAACACCTATGCTAAGCCTAATCGGCACAAGTCCGGTAAAAGGCATAAAGCATAGCTGGATAACCGATACTATCGGTACACCAAAGAAAAACGCTCAAGTGGAGATAAGTGACTTCACGGGAGATGGCAAAAGCACAAAAGTATCGCTAAGCAACGATACTCAAATCCTAACAACAGATATTAGCGTATCAAAGACCATGCAAACAGCTAGAACTTACGGTGGCAAAGAGCTAGAGCATGAAACAACAAAAAAGGCAAAAGAGCATAAACTCGATATAGAGTATGCCTTGCTTGGCTTGGGCCGCGATGCAGACGTTAAAAAGAGCGTGTTCAAGGCGTCTACGGCAAGAACAGATATGCAGGCAGGAGAAATGGCGGGGTTGTTCCACTATGTGGCAAATGGAGCAACTACATTTAGTGGGGGCAAGCGTGGCAATGTGCTGGCTTTTGATAGCACGGGGGATTGGAAAGGCGACGCGGTTGTTCTTAACGAGACGCTTTTGCATCAAATTTTACAGCAAATTTGGGACAGTGGGGCGACACCAAAAGACATATTTATCGGTGCTGCGCTAAAACCCGCGATCAATAAGCTAGCAACGCGTCAATTTAGCAACGAAACCGCGCTAAAGGCAAAAGTGGTAAGCCTGGATACTGATTTCGGTAAAGTCAATTTTAGAATGCACCGCTTTTTAAGTAGTAAATTTGGGCTAGCTGACGTGCTAATCGCGGGGGATTTTAGCTACGCGAAAAACGGGCTATTTATTCCGACTACTATCGAGGATGTTCCGACAAGCAAAACCGCAAAGCAAAAGCGCTACTACACCGAGTGTTGTCTAGAGGTGCGTAACCCTAATGCCTTTGCTATCGGTGTGGGACTAAAAAGCGAGCAAGTATGA